Proteins from a single region of Pseudopedobacter saltans DSM 12145:
- a CDS encoding family 16 glycosylhydrolase, protein MLTNYKSQTVMYLSSLLVLLSCGKKPSDALVEPDKKPNQKLTKATTKAVSNLLWADEFDGTSLDTSKWIYETGNGCPSLCGWGNNEKQYYTTATENVKVTNGKLNLTVKYKPNYQGSGSSFTSGKISTATKFSWLYGRFEARIKVPEGLGMWPAFWMLPKDKAYGGWPTSGEIDIMEYRGDIQNKIGGTLHYGNGWPNNQNDGTSYYLPTGNFSDQFHVFSVEWEPGIIRFYVDDVLFKTETKTPNSLSPASNNEVKWPWDKDFYILLNFAVGGWYTGNPTTADIINGDTNYTRTMEVDYVRVYGIIPLNNTLQFMGSNGKYISAQNTSSMICNVSTPGNAEKFTIIDAGSGKVALKYNGKYVSSENGTGAMTCTRSTIGNWEKFDYIVNNDGTISLKGNNGKYVSTDGGTNPMICNRTNIGNWEKFKIDN, encoded by the coding sequence ATGTTAACAAATTACAAAAGTCAAACTGTAATGTACCTGTCCTCTTTGCTGGTACTTTTATCATGTGGGAAAAAGCCATCCGACGCGCTGGTAGAACCTGACAAAAAGCCGAACCAAAAACTAACTAAAGCTACAACCAAAGCGGTTAGTAATTTATTGTGGGCCGATGAATTTGATGGAACCAGTTTAGATACCAGTAAGTGGATATATGAGACGGGGAATGGTTGTCCGAGTTTATGTGGATGGGGAAATAATGAAAAGCAATACTACACGACCGCGACTGAAAACGTTAAAGTGACTAATGGTAAATTGAATTTGACAGTGAAGTATAAACCAAATTATCAGGGGTCAGGCTCTTCTTTTACCTCCGGAAAAATTTCGACTGCAACAAAATTCAGTTGGCTATACGGCCGATTTGAAGCCAGGATAAAGGTACCCGAAGGTTTAGGTATGTGGCCGGCATTTTGGATGTTGCCTAAAGATAAGGCTTACGGGGGGTGGCCAACTAGTGGAGAAATTGACATAATGGAATATCGGGGAGACATTCAAAATAAGATAGGAGGTACCTTACATTATGGTAATGGCTGGCCGAATAATCAAAATGATGGCACTTCTTATTATTTGCCAACAGGTAATTTTTCAGATCAGTTTCATGTTTTTTCCGTAGAATGGGAGCCTGGAATAATTAGGTTTTATGTAGATGATGTGCTTTTTAAAACAGAAACAAAGACACCTAATTCACTATCTCCCGCCTCAAACAACGAGGTGAAATGGCCTTGGGACAAAGACTTTTATATACTCCTGAACTTCGCCGTTGGAGGTTGGTATACAGGAAATCCGACAACGGCCGACATTATTAATGGTGATACTAATTATACAAGGACAATGGAAGTGGATTATGTGAGGGTTTACGGTATCATCCCTTTAAACAATACTTTGCAATTTATGGGAAGTAATGGGAAGTATATTTCGGCACAAAATACAAGTTCGATGATTTGTAATGTTTCGACTCCCGGAAATGCAGAAAAATTTACCATAATAGATGCCGGCTCGGGGAAAGTGGCATTGAAATACAATGGGAAATATGTGTCTTCTGAAAATGGAACGGGAGCCATGACTTGTACACGCAGCACTATCGGTAATTGGGAAAAATTTGATTATATAGTGAATAACGATGGAACAATTTCTTTAAAGGGAAACAATGGTAAATATGTCTCTACAGATGGCGGTACAAACCCAATGATATGTAACCGGACAAACATCGGTAATTGGGAAAAGTTTAAAATTGATAATTAG
- a CDS encoding RagB/SusD family nutrient uptake outer membrane protein: MKFQYIKLSMLTLVLSLGACNKKIDLYPIASDTEANFYRDQKDCFQGLAAAYNVLLWDAPQNQNAPFQLISEVLGDKCFTGGASATDLPALLRVDRGIIRTDDLTPKAMWYKYYYGIYRTNILLEKLPAATFDEPELRERYAAEAKFLRAYYYFDLVRLFGNVPLILKTLAPSEYNQKQATPEEVYKQIGDDLLAAINVLPHYKDLPADQYGRVTSDAAGALLMRVWLYYTGYYKKAEMPNVSSTQILDISEKVINQSGHDLLPKFSDVFVNDAPFNHNNKESVFEIQYSSKANSGNFSYREEANGNLAVMLWAPRDPNSASIFSAGWSFAPIDAEFYNSFPNDDLRKDATFLLPKNISVSFTPGYQNTDIFPKKWMALKANQATRGDFRLNFPNHFIAIRFSDVLLMASELNLLHGGSAAKAQTYFEKVAKRAHQAGYVAPTVTLDVLYRERELELALEGVRYWDLMRRGLDYAKSKIDINRGEPFISKFNMDAEGLFPIPQEEIINAKYTLSQNKGYF, from the coding sequence ATGAAATTTCAATATATAAAATTGTCTATGCTCACCCTGGTTTTAAGCTTGGGTGCTTGCAATAAAAAGATAGATTTATATCCGATAGCTTCGGATACTGAAGCTAACTTTTATAGAGACCAAAAAGACTGTTTTCAGGGATTGGCGGCGGCATACAATGTGCTTTTGTGGGATGCGCCACAAAACCAGAATGCTCCATTCCAGTTAATTAGCGAGGTGTTGGGTGATAAATGCTTTACCGGAGGTGCTTCGGCTACTGACTTACCAGCATTATTGCGTGTGGACAGAGGGATAATACGTACCGATGATTTGACGCCTAAAGCAATGTGGTATAAATATTATTATGGTATTTATAGAACCAATATTTTGTTGGAGAAATTGCCGGCAGCAACTTTTGACGAACCCGAACTGAGGGAAAGGTACGCCGCCGAAGCGAAGTTTTTGAGGGCATATTATTATTTTGATTTGGTGCGCCTTTTTGGAAATGTACCATTAATATTAAAAACACTAGCACCATCGGAGTATAACCAAAAACAAGCAACACCAGAAGAGGTATATAAACAAATAGGTGATGATTTATTGGCAGCGATTAACGTACTGCCACATTATAAAGATTTACCTGCCGACCAGTATGGTAGGGTAACTTCGGATGCCGCAGGAGCACTTCTAATGCGTGTTTGGTTGTATTACACAGGTTATTACAAGAAAGCAGAAATGCCCAATGTATCGTCTACGCAAATATTGGATATCTCTGAAAAGGTGATAAATCAAAGCGGACACGATTTATTACCAAAATTTTCGGATGTATTTGTAAATGATGCTCCTTTTAATCATAACAATAAAGAGTCGGTATTCGAAATCCAATATTCATCCAAAGCAAACAGTGGAAACTTTAGCTACAGAGAAGAAGCGAATGGTAATTTAGCAGTAATGTTATGGGCCCCACGCGATCCTAATTCGGCTTCGATATTTTCAGCGGGATGGTCTTTTGCACCTATAGATGCAGAATTTTATAATAGCTTTCCAAATGATGACCTGAGAAAAGATGCGACATTTTTATTGCCTAAAAACATTTCTGTTTCTTTTACGCCCGGCTATCAGAACACCGATATCTTTCCTAAGAAATGGATGGCATTAAAGGCAAATCAAGCTACAAGAGGTGATTTTAGATTGAATTTCCCTAACCATTTTATTGCTATCCGTTTTTCGGATGTGTTGTTGATGGCATCAGAACTTAACCTTTTACATGGAGGGAGCGCTGCAAAGGCACAAACGTATTTTGAAAAAGTAGCTAAACGGGCACATCAGGCAGGCTATGTTGCTCCAACAGTTACACTGGATGTATTGTATAGAGAACGTGAATTAGAATTGGCTTTGGAAGGAGTAAGATATTGGGATCTGATGAGAAGAGGTTTAGATTATGCAAAATCTAAAATAGACATCAACAGAGGGGAGCCATTTATCAGCAAGTTTAATATGGATGCAGAAGGTTTATTCCCAATTCCACAAGAGGAAATCATTAATGCTAAATATACTTTGTCACAAAACAAAGGTTATTTCTAA
- a CDS encoding glycosyl hydrolase: MKNIKALFLASILLLGCAKSNEYIPKKSKPVPYEVKGKKGADFSTSTKNGTWWGNTINLQSHWFYTWGLTIPFELAPQNSEFVPMFWGKSSVTDANIAQIKALKAEGKVKYILGFNEPDLKDQANMTVQEALDLWPQLESIGLPLGSPAASWPTNAWIYDFMDKAIAQGKRVDFIAVHMYVGIDENHFVKILQDLYDKYHKPIWITEFATVHEKATTMAENPYTPEIVLAFMQRLLPKLEALDFVHRYSWFSGSPTSARLWPSALVDANGNLTNLGKWYSDYKPNTEIKR, from the coding sequence ATGAAAAATATTAAAGCATTATTTCTGGCCAGTATATTATTGCTGGGATGTGCAAAAAGCAACGAATATATCCCTAAAAAATCTAAACCCGTTCCCTATGAAGTGAAAGGTAAAAAGGGAGCTGATTTTAGTACCTCAACAAAAAACGGTACCTGGTGGGGGAATACGATTAATCTGCAAAGCCATTGGTTTTACACCTGGGGATTAACCATACCCTTTGAGCTGGCTCCGCAGAACTCAGAATTTGTTCCAATGTTTTGGGGCAAGTCTTCTGTGACAGATGCGAATATAGCCCAGATAAAAGCTTTAAAAGCAGAAGGGAAAGTGAAATACATTCTGGGATTTAATGAGCCTGACCTTAAAGACCAGGCAAATATGACCGTTCAGGAAGCTTTGGATCTTTGGCCGCAATTAGAGTCTATTGGACTTCCTTTGGGTAGTCCGGCAGCTTCGTGGCCAACTAATGCCTGGATTTATGATTTTATGGATAAAGCTATTGCACAAGGTAAACGTGTAGATTTTATTGCGGTACACATGTATGTGGGAATAGATGAGAATCATTTTGTAAAAATTCTTCAAGACTTATACGATAAATACCATAAGCCTATTTGGATTACCGAGTTTGCAACAGTACATGAAAAAGCTACTACTATGGCCGAAAATCCTTATACTCCGGAAATTGTACTGGCTTTTATGCAGCGGTTATTGCCTAAGTTAGAAGCATTAGATTTTGTACATCGTTATTCATGGTTTTCAGGCTCGCCAACCAGTGCCAGACTTTGGCCTTCTGCATTGGTAGATGCGAATGGAAATCTGACGAATCTCGGAAAGTGGTATTCCGACTATAAACCAAATACCGAAATAAAACGATAA
- a CDS encoding T9SS type A sorting domain-containing protein: MKKIFTTLLLLGAAGAGFAQNFTPGNVVVARLGDGQATNNAVPVSLLEYNTLTYGNTVTVTLPYSSSSDPADIVNPSMVININPTGIEGGLSLSADGRYLVIGGSNAYKGIGDTGPSKKSFARIGYTGVPELFALDANISNGYIRSTASYDGSSIYIATNQGIAATTFPDNRTSPAIRFNNSGFINYFNVIGKHLYGVNTANPAVLLDFGLSPYDASTPHAGATSPTSTTGTALWNSGSSNIEKSYGFVLLDQDNTVNSLSDKNDVLYMADQGTSPGIVKMYYDTSTSSWVYLGRIDASGIITGLTGKINAAGKAELYAVRGATLNNELIKIIDNSSSRDKLDGTHTIVQIATSGDKYTFRSVALSPSQYSTLPLKLTSFKASSSGNNAVLKWTTSDELNVKEFVLEKSIDGKNFHSVKVVPAKNQSSNIYNLTDFNAEAKTIYYRLKMVDNDGTVTFSNIEAVSSNGLVGLTIYPNPAQDYIKVNPSLINASFEIISIDGKLLKKGVFVTDELDISFLKSGSYLLKSGGQSQRLIKK, encoded by the coding sequence ATGAAAAAAATCTTTACTACTTTACTGCTCTTAGGAGCTGCAGGAGCAGGCTTTGCTCAAAATTTTACTCCGGGTAATGTTGTTGTAGCTAGGTTGGGAGATGGACAGGCAACTAACAATGCTGTACCTGTATCTCTCCTTGAATACAATACTTTAACGTATGGCAATACTGTTACTGTAACATTGCCTTACTCTTCTTCATCCGACCCAGCAGATATTGTAAATCCTTCAATGGTTATTAACATAAATCCAACTGGAATTGAAGGAGGGTTGTCTCTTTCCGCCGATGGAAGATATTTGGTGATTGGTGGCTCAAATGCGTATAAGGGAATCGGAGACACAGGTCCTTCTAAGAAAAGTTTCGCCAGAATTGGTTATACTGGTGTTCCTGAACTATTTGCTTTAGATGCGAATATTAGTAATGGATATATTAGGTCTACAGCGAGTTACGATGGTAGCTCTATATATATAGCTACCAATCAGGGTATTGCAGCTACTACATTTCCCGATAATAGAACATCCCCTGCAATAAGATTTAATAATTCTGGATTTATTAATTATTTTAATGTGATTGGAAAGCATTTGTACGGTGTTAATACTGCTAATCCGGCTGTACTTTTAGATTTTGGTTTATCTCCGTATGATGCTTCAACTCCACATGCGGGAGCAACTTCACCTACAAGTACTACGGGAACGGCTTTATGGAATAGCGGTAGTAGTAATATAGAAAAGAGCTATGGGTTTGTACTGCTTGATCAGGACAATACAGTAAATAGTCTTTCAGATAAAAATGATGTTTTATATATGGCTGATCAAGGAACTAGTCCTGGAATTGTCAAAATGTATTACGACACCAGTACATCTAGTTGGGTTTATTTAGGAAGAATAGATGCTAGCGGGATAATCACCGGACTAACTGGGAAAATAAATGCAGCTGGTAAAGCTGAGTTGTATGCAGTAAGAGGAGCGACTTTAAATAATGAGTTGATTAAGATTATTGATAATAGCAGTTCGAGGGATAAATTGGATGGAACTCATACTATAGTTCAAATAGCTACTTCAGGCGATAAATACACTTTCCGAAGCGTGGCACTTTCTCCTAGTCAATATAGCACATTACCTCTAAAATTAACCTCATTTAAGGCGTCTTCATCTGGAAATAATGCGGTTTTGAAATGGACAACTAGTGATGAGCTTAATGTAAAGGAATTTGTGTTAGAGAAAAGTATTGATGGAAAGAATTTTCATTCTGTTAAGGTAGTGCCGGCAAAAAATCAATCAAGTAACATATATAATTTAACTGATTTTAATGCCGAAGCAAAGACTATTTATTATCGTCTTAAAATGGTAGACAACGATGGAACAGTTACATTTAGTAATATAGAGGCAGTTAGTTCTAACGGGTTGGTTGGTTTGACTATTTACCCTAATCCTGCTCAGGATTATATTAAAGTAAATCCTTCTTTAATAAATGCCTCTTTTGAAATAATTTCTATAGACGGTAAACTATTGAAAAAAGGTGTATTCGTGACAGATGAACTGGATATAAGTTTTTTGAAATCTGGTTCATATTTGCTGAAATCAGGCGGGCAATCTCAACGCCTCATTAAGAAATAA
- a CDS encoding GLUG motif-containing protein → MKSISFIKNFPVLALLLLVLIGSCKKDNDRYYSVSDGRFQIYSEKSRITGNVVENMSLTEANKFNMVFVNPPKNNEAIVSAEEVNGVYIEEQKILLTGTAVDVPIKGKPKYEGVFTMIIKVKIDGESYVLNTKLFVDKPNVSAITLDLSEDVLYNAVGEVSRTFTVYPRSTEFEITASAGLTASIENGADDDHKVLKLLATDEFVMGDVVIKAKFLQVPEVVKTIKVVAFSNGDGTTSKPYEISDFARLNKVRYGLAYNYKLSSDIAGAGFSPISGVFTGTLDGNTKKISGLTFNNATTDNVALFNELGTSATVKNVEFVNAAITAQNNVALVAVTNRGTIDNIKASGTVKGKQYVAGVAVNNFGKVTNGDVTALAVSGDNYVATLAAKENTGSVQTNNTILNIPNTFPAIVYGINTVTTTTFSFSPSDAIIEVKSAPANLTATPIAGQKVTFTPATGFISGDVLLNLKKGNVVIAKTIKVYAKQEGSAFDGGDGTIGNPYLISSEDGLIAIAQGMDKNYKVVTDFALTKPWVPITNFSGTLDGSGHKITGLTINSTTANEGLFATVTGTIKNIQLLNVNCNATLAFGTLAGKLVGGTIQNVKITGDVTSTNGGDILGGVVGEMSAVARLTQVYTNLNIKAACGMVGGLVGRLTTASSGISEISNSTATGTIEISGSKNRIAGILGRAEGTNIGGGIIKNCKSSVNISATTAIIATVNGVGGIFGADQNAGIVPIDQCMFDGTISCGFSVGGIAGVGSSITNCLVEGAGAGQTTTATIRAVGTPATGNIGGIAGTNKVKLENCVVKNATLRASITTAAMPVAGLSSTYQNSGYSANSFVVSTSLEGSNTVPNANSVFRISGTAANGTGANKKNYVGSGVVTPFRDVPFVEDAAGLDGLTATVTNQAFFESTLGFDFSIWKIGTDGYPTLRNVGYNGTY, encoded by the coding sequence ATGAAAAGTATAAGTTTTATAAAGAATTTTCCTGTGCTAGCCTTATTGTTGCTGGTATTGATAGGAAGTTGTAAAAAAGATAACGACAGATATTACTCAGTATCTGATGGTAGATTTCAAATCTATTCCGAAAAATCACGAATAACCGGAAATGTGGTAGAGAATATGTCACTTACGGAGGCGAATAAGTTTAATATGGTGTTCGTTAATCCGCCTAAGAATAACGAGGCTATTGTAAGTGCCGAGGAAGTTAATGGAGTTTATATAGAAGAACAGAAAATTCTTTTAACAGGTACTGCTGTGGATGTACCTATAAAGGGAAAGCCGAAGTATGAGGGCGTGTTTACTATGATTATAAAGGTGAAGATAGACGGAGAAAGTTACGTACTTAACACTAAATTGTTTGTAGATAAGCCAAACGTAAGCGCTATTACCTTAGATTTATCTGAAGACGTATTGTACAATGCTGTAGGCGAAGTGTCAAGAACATTTACAGTTTATCCGCGTTCTACAGAATTTGAAATTACGGCATCAGCAGGTTTAACGGCAAGTATAGAAAATGGTGCTGATGATGACCACAAGGTATTAAAGTTATTAGCTACAGATGAATTTGTGATGGGCGATGTTGTTATAAAAGCTAAGTTTTTACAAGTTCCGGAAGTAGTGAAGACGATAAAAGTGGTGGCGTTTTCCAACGGTGATGGTACAACATCAAAACCTTATGAAATTAGCGACTTTGCAAGATTAAATAAAGTAAGGTATGGTTTAGCTTATAATTATAAACTTTCCAGTGACATCGCAGGTGCAGGATTCAGTCCTATTTCAGGAGTATTTACAGGGACGCTGGACGGAAATACTAAAAAAATATCGGGCCTGACATTTAATAATGCTACAACAGATAATGTTGCTTTATTTAATGAGTTGGGAACTTCGGCAACGGTTAAGAATGTAGAATTTGTAAATGCTGCCATAACTGCACAAAATAATGTCGCCCTTGTTGCTGTAACAAATAGAGGTACAATAGACAATATAAAGGCTTCTGGTACCGTGAAAGGTAAACAATATGTAGCGGGAGTTGCAGTTAATAACTTTGGGAAAGTGACAAATGGTGATGTAACGGCTTTGGCAGTTTCTGGAGATAATTATGTAGCTACTCTTGCAGCTAAAGAGAATACAGGTTCTGTTCAAACTAATAACACCATCTTAAATATACCAAATACCTTTCCTGCGATAGTATATGGTATTAATACAGTTACGACAACTACATTTAGCTTTAGTCCGAGTGATGCGATAATAGAGGTTAAATCTGCACCGGCAAACTTAACCGCTACTCCAATTGCCGGACAAAAAGTAACTTTTACACCTGCTACAGGATTTATTTCAGGAGATGTATTATTGAACTTGAAAAAAGGTAATGTAGTAATAGCAAAAACTATAAAAGTATATGCTAAACAAGAAGGCTCTGCCTTTGACGGTGGCGATGGAACGATTGGGAATCCATATTTAATATCTTCTGAAGATGGATTAATAGCCATAGCACAGGGCATGGATAAAAATTATAAAGTTGTTACGGATTTTGCATTGACTAAACCATGGGTACCAATCACTAATTTTTCAGGAACATTAGATGGATCCGGGCATAAAATCACTGGTTTAACCATTAATTCTACAACAGCCAATGAAGGATTGTTTGCAACAGTAACGGGAACGATTAAAAACATCCAATTACTGAATGTGAATTGTAATGCTACCTTAGCTTTCGGTACACTTGCGGGTAAGCTCGTTGGCGGAACTATTCAAAACGTTAAGATAACAGGAGATGTTACTTCTACAAATGGAGGGGATATATTAGGTGGGGTTGTTGGTGAAATGTCGGCCGTAGCGAGATTAACTCAAGTGTATACCAACTTAAATATTAAGGCTGCTTGTGGTATGGTAGGAGGTTTGGTTGGCAGATTGACTACAGCTTCATCTGGCATATCAGAAATATCTAATTCAACAGCGACAGGAACAATAGAAATTAGTGGATCTAAAAATAGGATAGCTGGTATTTTAGGAAGAGCAGAAGGCACTAATATAGGTGGTGGAATTATAAAAAACTGTAAATCCTCTGTCAATATTTCAGCAACAACAGCTATAATAGCTACTGTAAATGGCGTTGGAGGAATATTTGGAGCAGATCAAAATGCGGGAATAGTTCCTATAGACCAATGTATGTTTGACGGTACCATTTCTTGTGGCTTCTCAGTAGGGGGTATTGCGGGAGTAGGTTCCAGCATTACCAATTGCCTGGTAGAAGGGGCAGGAGCAGGTCAGACAACAACTGCAACAATTAGGGCAGTAGGGACACCTGCCACCGGAAATATTGGTGGAATCGCAGGAACCAATAAAGTGAAGCTAGAAAATTGCGTGGTGAAGAATGCAACTTTAAGAGCTTCAATTACTACTGCAGCAATGCCAGTTGCCGGATTATCGTCTACTTATCAAAATAGCGGATATTCTGCAAATAGCTTTGTGGTAAGTACTTCCCTTGAAGGGTCCAATACTGTTCCTAATGCTAATAGTGTATTCAGAATTTCCGGTACAGCAGCTAATGGAACCGGAGCTAATAAGAAAAATTATGTAGGATCAGGAGTGGTAACTCCTTTTAGAGATGTACCATTTGTTGAAGATGCGGCTGGTTTAGATGGTTTAACAGCAACCGTTACCAATCAGGCATTTTTTGAAAGCACTCTTGGTTTCGATTTTTCAATATGGAAAATTGGAACAGACGGTTATCCTACACTAAGGAATGTGGGGTATAATGGGACTTATTAA